A region from the Mesorhizobium sp. J8 genome encodes:
- a CDS encoding DUF6949 family protein, giving the protein MLVLYAFAVGVTACGLAGSAMELSSGRRLAFAEPYVSPVHILRSLAATACAGPFMLTNEALAARREGRIGTMALLSCGCTAIVWALALGIVLIAIASWATENLGSFEFAG; this is encoded by the coding sequence GTGCTCGTTCTTTACGCGTTTGCGGTTGGTGTCACGGCCTGCGGACTGGCCGGCTCGGCCATGGAACTGTCGTCCGGCCGGCGCCTGGCCTTTGCCGAGCCCTATGTTTCGCCGGTCCATATCCTGCGCTCGCTCGCGGCAACGGCCTGCGCCGGCCCGTTCATGCTCACCAACGAGGCCTTGGCCGCCCGCCGCGAAGGCCGCATCGGCACGATGGCGCTGTTGTCCTGCGGCTGCACGGCCATCGTCTGGGCACTGGCGCTCGGCATCGTGCTCATCGCCATTGCATCCTGGGCAACCGAGAACTTAGGGTCCTTCGAATTCGCTGGTTGA
- a CDS encoding cytochrome P450 yields MTDLMPAYLAFDLASRRLRLDPHEPAFVQNPYEAYAFLHGAANAFFWEDYGVWCFGGFDDVNRLLRDRRFGRQNPAGIPDSRGVGDDRSHLAAFDAIEANSMLELEPPVHTRLRTLVNRAFVSRQVERLRPRIEALANELIDRFEPCGVDLLPAYASPLPITIIAEMLGVPVEMGPQLLDWSHQMVAMYMHGRTRETEDTANRAARDFATFLRGYVAERRKKPGDDLLSLLIEAQDNGQKLSEDELVSSAILLLNAGHEATVHQTGNAVRSILAQGGDPRRFFATPEANVATVEECLRFDAPLHMFLRYAYEEIEVSPGILVKPGEMVALLLGMANHDPLGFSGPDTFNPTRTDQKNVSFGAGIHFCIGAPLARLELQVSLKTLFDRLPDLRLTETPRFRDSYHFHGLERLMVALRDNRK; encoded by the coding sequence ATGACCGATTTGATGCCTGCCTATCTCGCTTTCGACCTTGCCAGCCGCCGCCTGCGTCTCGACCCGCACGAGCCAGCCTTCGTGCAGAACCCCTACGAGGCCTACGCCTTCCTGCATGGCGCTGCCAATGCTTTCTTCTGGGAAGACTATGGTGTCTGGTGCTTTGGCGGCTTCGACGACGTCAACCGCCTGCTGCGCGACCGCCGTTTCGGCAGGCAGAACCCGGCCGGGATTCCAGACAGCCGGGGCGTCGGCGACGACCGCTCGCATCTCGCAGCCTTCGACGCGATCGAGGCCAATTCGATGCTGGAGCTCGAGCCGCCGGTGCATACGCGGCTCAGGACGCTGGTCAACCGCGCCTTCGTTTCACGCCAGGTCGAGCGGCTCAGGCCGCGCATCGAGGCTTTGGCCAACGAACTCATCGACCGCTTCGAGCCATGTGGCGTCGACCTTCTGCCCGCCTACGCCTCGCCCCTGCCGATCACAATCATCGCCGAAATGCTCGGCGTGCCAGTCGAGATGGGGCCGCAACTACTCGACTGGTCGCATCAAATGGTTGCCATGTACATGCATGGCCGCACGCGCGAAACGGAGGATACGGCGAACCGCGCGGCGCGCGATTTCGCGACCTTCCTGCGCGGTTACGTGGCGGAGCGGCGCAAGAAGCCGGGCGACGACCTGCTGTCGCTCTTGATCGAAGCTCAGGACAACGGCCAGAAGCTCTCGGAAGATGAGCTGGTGTCCTCGGCCATCCTGCTTCTCAATGCCGGCCATGAGGCGACTGTGCATCAGACCGGCAATGCGGTGCGCTCGATCCTCGCGCAAGGCGGCGATCCGCGCCGGTTCTTCGCGACACCCGAGGCGAATGTCGCGACCGTCGAGGAATGTCTGCGCTTCGACGCGCCGCTGCATATGTTCCTGCGCTACGCCTATGAGGAGATCGAGGTTTCGCCGGGCATTTTGGTCAAACCCGGAGAGATGGTGGCGCTGCTGCTCGGCATGGCCAATCACGACCCCCTGGGTTTTTCCGGACCCGATACCTTCAATCCGACCCGCACGGACCAGAAGAATGTCTCCTTCGGCGCCGGCATCCATTTCTGCATCGGCGCGCCGTTGGCCAGACTTGAGTTGCAGGTCTCGCTGAAGACGCTGTTCGACCGGCTGCCGGATCTGCGCCTGACGGAGACGCCGCGCTTCCGCGACAGCTACCATTTCCATGGGCTGGAGAGGCTGATGGTCGCTCTTCGGGACAACCGCAAATGA
- a CDS encoding transglutaminase-like cysteine peptidase, which produces MKMTRGKLLLLAMAMQLSAWGTASAGPAFMHTGGRTTQPVGHYDFCQRIPVECNQRTPKGPPVELTRKLWATIVNINNSVNIRVKPRTDMEIYGVEEYWAYPDNGYGDCEDYALEKRRELMAVGVPAGDLLMTVVRQPNGDGHAVLTVRTSLGEFILDNLEPKVLAWNDTVYTYLKRQSTENSGVWVTINDGREDAVASVR; this is translated from the coding sequence ATGAAAATGACGAGGGGCAAGCTGTTGCTCTTGGCAATGGCGATGCAGCTTTCCGCGTGGGGCACGGCAAGCGCGGGACCGGCTTTCATGCATACGGGTGGCCGCACCACCCAGCCAGTCGGCCACTATGATTTCTGCCAGCGCATTCCGGTCGAATGCAACCAGCGGACGCCGAAAGGTCCGCCGGTCGAGCTGACGCGCAAGCTGTGGGCGACGATCGTCAACATCAACAATTCGGTCAACATCCGCGTCAAGCCGCGCACCGATATGGAAATCTACGGCGTCGAGGAATACTGGGCCTATCCCGACAACGGCTATGGCGACTGCGAGGACTACGCACTGGAGAAGCGCCGCGAGCTGATGGCCGTCGGCGTGCCGGCCGGCGATCTGTTGATGACGGTGGTGCGCCAGCCGAATGGCGACGGTCATGCCGTGCTGACGGTGCGCACCAGCCTCGGCGAATTCATCCTCGACAATCTCGAACCGAAAGTGCTCGCCTGGAACGACACGGTCTATACCTATCTCAAGCGTCAATCGACGGAGAACTCGGGCGTTTGGGTGACGATCAACGACGGCCGCGAGGACGCGGTCGCCAGCGTCCGCTAA
- a CDS encoding CBS domain-containing protein: MTVKAILESKGHDVFTLGPNEKLSEAIRMLAEHRIGALVITNGDRKIVGILSERDIVRVLAKEGAAALDIAVRSAMTPKVKICNENHTVNEVMEIMTRGRFRHLPVEKNGLLDGIVSIGDVVKRRIEDVEREAEEIRAYIATA, translated from the coding sequence ATGACGGTTAAGGCAATTCTTGAAAGCAAGGGCCATGACGTGTTCACGCTCGGGCCCAATGAGAAACTCAGCGAGGCCATCCGCATGCTGGCCGAGCACAGGATCGGCGCGCTCGTCATCACCAATGGCGACCGAAAGATCGTCGGCATCCTCTCGGAGCGCGATATCGTCAGGGTCTTGGCCAAGGAGGGCGCCGCCGCGCTCGACATCGCCGTGCGCTCGGCAATGACTCCGAAGGTCAAGATCTGCAACGAAAACCACACCGTCAACGAGGTCATGGAGATCATGACGAGAGGCCGCTTCCGCCATCTGCCGGTGGAGAAAAATGGCCTGCTCGACGGCATCGTCTCCATCGGCGACGTGGTCAAGCGCCGCATCGAGGATGTCGAGCGCGAGGCCGAGGAGATCAGGGCCTACATCGCCACCGCTTAA
- a CDS encoding ankyrin repeat domain-containing protein — MLEVPEDRGARHRLFMAIDGAFKAGDFEGLGKALGGSTRWFDERMPFELGLGHPLEYAIYWSPAALIAALLDAGSNPNYEDLAGFPSLIAALSTERPDRLDVLHILLEHGADPDMRGVNDWTPLHYAVSRRDAEAIRLLLLAGADPSLRTRIDDYETALEGAEQAGFEAGVLLLREALNNRRL, encoded by the coding sequence ATGCTGGAAGTCCCTGAGGATCGCGGCGCCAGACACCGGCTGTTCATGGCTATAGACGGCGCCTTCAAGGCGGGTGACTTCGAGGGGCTCGGCAAGGCGCTGGGCGGCTCGACGCGCTGGTTCGATGAGCGGATGCCGTTCGAGCTCGGCCTTGGTCATCCGCTCGAATATGCGATCTATTGGAGCCCAGCCGCGCTGATCGCCGCGCTTCTCGATGCCGGCTCCAATCCGAACTATGAAGATCTGGCCGGCTTTCCTTCGCTCATTGCCGCGTTGTCCACGGAACGGCCGGACCGGCTGGATGTCCTCCATATCCTGCTCGAGCACGGCGCCGATCCGGATATGCGCGGCGTGAACGACTGGACGCCGCTGCACTATGCGGTGTCCCGGCGCGACGCCGAGGCGATCCGTCTCCTGCTGCTGGCGGGCGCGGACCCGTCACTGAGAACCCGCATCGACGACTATGAGACGGCACTGGAAGGCGCCGAGCAGGCCGGCTTCGAAGCCGGCGTCCTTCTGTTGCGTGAAGCGCTGAACAACCGACGCCTATGA
- a CDS encoding PAS domain-containing protein, producing MKEKGSIALFQYWNQLRDGRLAPKRSEVEPADIKSLLADTFILERDTRGEAVFRLAGTRLCAYYGRELKGFSFPSLWREKDQRLMSRLMQGVFDQKSVLLTTYEGFSRNGRSNKFELLSLPLDGGAENQRCLGIISTADKPFWLGADPIADALIDTIRVIDPDKEPMFLKNRPAIDVPSLVPTEFDTPETISALGRVRRIRHLVVLDGGRHE from the coding sequence ATGAAAGAAAAAGGATCGATCGCGCTGTTCCAATATTGGAACCAGCTGCGTGACGGCCGCCTCGCCCCGAAGCGATCGGAGGTAGAGCCGGCCGACATCAAGTCGCTTCTGGCCGATACCTTCATCCTCGAGCGCGACACGCGCGGCGAAGCGGTGTTCCGGCTCGCGGGCACAAGGCTCTGCGCCTATTACGGCCGGGAGCTCAAAGGCTTCTCCTTTCCGTCGCTCTGGCGCGAGAAGGACCAGCGGTTGATGTCGCGGCTGATGCAAGGCGTTTTCGATCAGAAGTCGGTCCTGCTGACGACCTATGAGGGGTTCAGCCGCAACGGCCGCTCCAACAAGTTCGAGCTCCTGTCGCTGCCGCTGGACGGCGGTGCGGAGAACCAGCGCTGCCTCGGCATCATCAGCACCGCCGATAAGCCCTTCTGGCTTGGCGCCGATCCGATCGCCGACGCGCTCATCGATACCATCCGGGTGATAGACCCCGACAAGGAGCCGATGTTCCTGAAGAACCGTCCGGCGATCGACGTCCCCTCGCTCGTTCCGACCGAATTCGATACGCCGGAGACCATTTCCGCGCTCGGTCGCGTGCGCCGCATCCGCCATCTCGTCGTCCTTGACGGCGGGCGTCACGAGTGA
- a CDS encoding rhomboid family intramembrane serine protease, with protein MSEPVSPTENEPLPDEASEPPRREPVFNLPPAVLAVIGICVAVHLVRVYLLTDDQDFALLVRAAFVPIRYSGRYDLDFYAFSSPFTYAFLHGGVAHLLINMIWLAAFGSPLANRFGTLRFAVFFAVTSLASVAFFWALHPLGEVPLVGASGAISGMMGAAARYGFRVDRSSGRAAFAGEPLSIMAVLRSRGVMTFLGVWMVINLATGLLGFAPGIEGQIAWEAHIGGFVAGFFGLRFFDRPQAAA; from the coding sequence ATGAGCGAGCCCGTAAGCCCTACTGAAAACGAACCTTTGCCGGACGAGGCATCCGAGCCGCCGCGCCGCGAACCCGTGTTCAACCTGCCGCCTGCCGTGCTGGCGGTGATCGGCATCTGTGTGGCTGTCCATCTGGTGCGCGTCTATCTGCTGACCGACGACCAGGATTTTGCCCTGCTCGTTCGAGCAGCCTTCGTCCCGATTCGCTACTCCGGGCGCTACGATCTTGATTTCTATGCTTTTTCGAGCCCCTTCACCTATGCTTTCCTGCATGGCGGCGTGGCGCACCTGTTGATCAACATGATCTGGCTTGCCGCCTTTGGTTCGCCTTTGGCCAATCGATTTGGCACGCTGCGCTTCGCCGTGTTCTTCGCAGTAACGAGCCTCGCTTCGGTGGCGTTCTTCTGGGCGCTGCATCCGCTTGGCGAGGTGCCGCTGGTCGGTGCGTCGGGCGCGATCTCCGGCATGATGGGCGCGGCGGCGCGCTATGGCTTCCGCGTCGACCGTTCGTCCGGCAGGGCGGCCTTCGCCGGCGAGCCCCTGTCGATCATGGCGGTGTTGCGCTCGCGCGGCGTCATGACCTTTCTGGGCGTCTGGATGGTCATAAATCTTGCCACGGGCCTGCTCGGCTTCGCGCCGGGAATAGAAGGCCAGATCGCCTGGGAAGCGCATATCGGCGGCTTCGTCGCCGGCTTTTTCGGATTGCGCTTCTTCGACCGCCCGCAGGCTGCCGCCTAG
- a CDS encoding PilZ domain-containing protein — MRSAAVEYAPSRAERRNFQRVRVKIYGRFMLEDRTEHPCQVIDMSPGNVALRTDRIGKPGEKVIAYIDHIGRVEGIVTRTSQDGFAMTVIASDRKKDKLAAQLTWLANKHELDLPEDRRHERVAPRNPMSVLQLTDGRQYQCRIIDLSLSGAAIEIDVKPAIGVQVMLGTMRGQVVRHFEDGVAIEFAVIQRPETLDQEFNAPRS; from the coding sequence ATGAGGTCAGCGGCGGTAGAATATGCGCCGTCACGAGCTGAGCGGCGCAATTTCCAGCGCGTCCGCGTCAAGATCTACGGACGTTTCATGCTGGAAGACCGCACCGAACATCCGTGCCAGGTGATCGATATGTCGCCGGGCAACGTAGCGTTGCGCACCGACCGCATCGGCAAGCCGGGCGAGAAGGTCATCGCCTATATCGACCATATCGGCCGTGTCGAAGGGATCGTGACGCGCACGTCGCAGGATGGTTTCGCCATGACCGTCATCGCCTCCGACCGCAAGAAGGACAAGCTTGCCGCGCAGCTCACCTGGCTTGCCAACAAGCATGAGCTCGACCTCCCCGAGGACCGCCGCCACGAGCGCGTGGCGCCGCGCAATCCGATGAGCGTCCTGCAGCTCACCGACGGGCGCCAGTACCAGTGCCGCATCATCGACCTGTCGCTCTCGGGCGCGGCGATCGAGATCGACGTCAAGCCGGCCATCGGCGTCCAAGTCATGCTGGGCACGATGCGCGGCCAGGTGGTGCGCCATTTCGAGGACGGCGTCGCCATAGAGTTCGCGGTCATCCAGCGGCCGGAAACGCTCGACCAGGAATTCAACGCGCCGCGTTCCTGA
- a CDS encoding gamma carbonic anhydrase family protein: MPVYAIDGKAPEFEDADTNWIAPDATLIGNIRIGRNVGFWFGVAIRGDGEPITIGADTNVQEHTIMHTDPGFPLTIGEGCTIGHRALLHGCTIGDNSLIGMGAIVLNGARIGNNSLVGAGALVTENKVFPDNSLIVGSPAKVIRTLDEAAIERLRVSAAHYVANAKRFKAKLKAV; encoded by the coding sequence ATGCCGGTCTATGCGATCGATGGGAAAGCGCCTGAATTCGAGGACGCCGATACGAACTGGATTGCGCCGGACGCCACGCTGATCGGCAATATCCGGATAGGCCGCAATGTCGGCTTCTGGTTCGGCGTTGCCATCCGCGGCGATGGCGAACCCATCACGATCGGCGCCGACACCAATGTGCAGGAACATACGATCATGCACACCGATCCGGGCTTTCCGCTGACCATCGGCGAAGGCTGCACGATCGGCCACAGGGCGCTGCTGCATGGCTGCACGATCGGCGACAACAGCCTGATCGGCATGGGCGCCATCGTGCTGAACGGCGCCAGGATCGGCAACAATTCGCTGGTCGGTGCCGGAGCGCTGGTCACGGAAAACAAGGTTTTTCCGGACAATTCGCTGATCGTCGGCTCGCCCGCCAAGGTGATAAGGACGCTGGACGAAGCGGCGATCGAGCGGCTGCGTGTCTCGGCCGCCCACTATGTGGCCAATGCCAAACGCTTCAAGGCCAAGCTGAAGGCCGTGTGA